In a genomic window of Brettanomyces nanus chromosome 1, complete sequence:
- a CDS encoding uncharacterized protein (EggNog:ENOG41): MGKRNQHMEEEIYAEPVHFEHLDAPPRARTAKEMTFDSLGEFQKYIKDESGDNEFDSLNLHVKYMPPFIANQIHGNDEKIKPQMNSLNKKFRRHLHHHVKRHLLPEISRMSGIDYDFKKVNEGFSHNLYGTTSEYKWQFMDDSNHGFDENEYSKRNHWKVEVEVESDSNGPYVNVDFKATSLNNQPEEE; the protein is encoded by the coding sequence atgGGAAAGAGAAACCAACACatggaggaggagattTACGCAGAGCCAGTCCACTTTGAACATCTCGATGCTCCTCCACGTGCTAGAACCGCCAAGGAGATGACATTTGACAGCTTGGGAGAATTCCAGAAATACATCAAGGATGAATCTGGAGACAACGAGTTTGATTCGTTGAATTTGCATGTTAAGTACATGCCTCCTTTCATTGCCAACCAGATTCATGgcaatgatgaaaagatcaAGCCTCAGATGAATtctttgaacaagaagttCAGAAGACATTTGCATCATCATGTTAAGAGACATTTGCTTCCAGAAATTAGCAGAATGTCTGGCATTGATTACGACTTCAAGAAAGTTAATGAGGGTTTCTCTCACAATCTCTATGGTACTACTTCCGAATACAAGTGGCAGTTTATGGATGATTCAAACCAtggatttgatgagaatgaaTACTCAAAGAGAAACCACTGGAAGGTCGAAGTCGAAGTCGAGTCCGACTCAAATGGCCCTTACGTCAATGTCGACTTCAAGGCTACTTCATTGAACAATCagccagaagaagagtaa
- a CDS encoding uncharacterized protein (BUSCO:EOG093407UY), whose protein sequence is MVFGKGSKLREKIKKVENNLSESSSDGLGIKKSSMKLPKFRRSTDNLSTGMENMLFDIYELQKYGEAGRVKLLAYDPVQSLMAVVTEFNHISIFGQARVSYTLQLETVNPIRAIRFVKGVYLLVFDTLNTIFVISLFSKSVIRKIVSRIPITAFETDYSLEFVFVGLKNGDVKAFDIESGRETFLNIPSAQRANFPLIADRHVCCLKIHPRDIGTLLISYPKETVTYNIVTNQVINYFIYKLQRTAVGGPNAVYNYSSDGYYVPNVTHCLWHPNGLHIVTVHDDTSLVFWDAKTGEKILARTLFDSYVDAPTGTECHPEKDKMTVIKSIRWLCDSDPERTSLLIMGGDSYETEGYHQLVRMNFGKMISYSMSSYQHMADYYSQPKQQNIFAIHSKGSIHDFIPLPEKSPYFDGNQKPALVAVIMSDGTLKFLNYPEGSLSYEARRFPSTVSWLNPKITCSSSSYLDKRLLNGIFESFPKNLNILKGGIPSRPKYRADAGSVIISGHESGFIRVWNSSEGDLNSSNVLEIDISAILQDDSLESSVSGVSFAPEQMEISCSLFNGDVLLFSFQVNKYYQPEVAASGLINGMKSLSLGDRAIIDISDRAPLNVKKGFMPRLLVRSLQNGKVTSLCNSNVGFVAIGYESGRLLVIDRRGGTAIFNEVLQDTGLSIQIVPTSIQFGYGITSTDSAKCHVLMYVGSSIGRLITYIFESDIRGRFSVHQVEQIDANDSDIVDIIAVNSTTGRPCNPNMHQLNGQPTEADLSFPLVISTSSSDIRVVKNNGKIAHKTFNKGDISKLGITGARMPDGNVSFCVISIHGQSKKIVALSLPSLSQLCDVRIPYRIEGKYAKQSSVLPLGDVFLRITETEAVMVNIMNLRKPIRGPTTDDGSSDILFLKNIVIPWRPTFNQMLKNTPSITYTQLYKLMIGKERPKNGTDEECRLSWNVSPHNPLNYNILGTKKPEYYDPNALHQNLELNKSPETAHKFDSNRQSGSWQVSKLKNYANKTWETKADKIENYVSDANDNFDKFVSQTKKDIVKSMFQ, encoded by the coding sequence ATGGTGTTTGGAAAGGGCTCTAAGCTACGtgaaaagatcaaaaaggTTGAAAATAACTTGTCCGAGTCTTCCTCTGACGGACTGGGAATCAAAAAGTCCAGCATGAAGCTACCCAAATTCAGGAGAAGTACGGATAATCTTTCTACAGGTATGGAGAATATGCTATTTGATATCTACGAGCTACAGAAATATGGTGAAGCAGGCCGTGTTAAGCTATTGGCGTATGATCCCGTTCAAAGCTTGATGGCAGTGGTGACAGAATTTAATCATATCTCTATATTCGGACAAGCCAGAGTTAGTTACACACTACAGCTCGAGACCGTCAACCCAATTAGAGCCATTCGCTTTGTCAAAGGTGTATACTTGTTGGTGTTTGACACTCTGAATACGATCTTTGTCATCTCGCTGTTCTCAAAAAGTGTAATCAGGAAAATAGTTTCAAGGATTCCAATCACGGCTTTTGAGACTGACTACTCATTAGAGTTTGTGTTTGTGGGCTTGAAAAATGGTGATGTCAAAGCATTCGATATTGAATCCGGACGAGAAACCTTCCTTAATATTCCATCCGCCCAAAGAGCCAACTTCCCTTTAATTGCTGACCGTCACGTGTGCTGTCTTAAAATTCATCCTAGGGACATAGGCACTTTACTTATATCTTACCCAAAGGAAACCGTTACCTACAACATAGTCACCAATCAAGTGATCAATTACTTTATTTATAAGTTGCAGAGAACGGCGGTTGGTGGGCCGAATGCTGTCTACAACTATTCCTCAGATGGATACTACGTGCCGAACGTTACACACTGTCTATGGCATCCCAATGGCCTACATATTGTAACCGTTCATGACGATACCTCGTTGGTATTTTGGGATGCAAAGACTGGCGAGAAAATCCTTGCTCGTACTTTGTTTGACAGCTACGTCGATGCTCCTACGGGTACAGAGTGCCATCCAGAAAAGGATAAGATGACTGTAATTAAAAGTATTCGCTGGCTTTGCGACTCGGATCCAGAGAGAACATCTTTGCTTATTATGGGAGGTGATTCGTACGAAACAGAGGGATATCATCAGTTGGTGAGAATGAATTTCGGCAAGATGATATCGTATTCGATGTCCAGCTACCAACATATGGCAGATTATTATAGCCAACCCAAACAGCAGAATATTTTTGCCATCCATTCTAAAGGGAGTATTCATGACTTTATTCCTCTACCTGAGAAGTCTCCTTATTTCGATGGCAATCAGAAGCCGGCATTGGTAGCAGTAATCATGTCAGACGGAACTTTAAAATTTCTCAACTATCCTGAAGGCAGTCTTTCCTACGAGGCTCGAAGGTTTCCTTCAACTGTGTCGTGGTTAAACCCCAAAATCACATgttcttcgtcatcataCTTGGATAAAAGACTACTAAACGGGATTTTCGAATCCTTCCCGAAAAACCTCAACATCTTGAAAGGCGGTATTCCTAGTAGGCCAAAATATAGAGCCGATGCGGGTTCCGTCATTATTTCTGGGCACGAGAGTGGATTTATTCGGGTCTGGAATTCTTCTGAAGGAGATCTTAATAGTAGTAACGTTTTGGAAATTGACATATCTGCCATATTGCAGGACGACTCTCTTGAGTCGTCCGTGTCTGGAGTTTCGTTTGCACCAGAACAGATGGAGATATCCTGCAGTTTATTCAATGGAGATGTTCTTTTATTCAGCTTTCAAGTCAACAAATACTATCAACCTGAGGTAGCAGCATCGGGCTTGATAAATGGCAtgaaatctctttctttgggGGATCGGGCAATAATTGATATAAGTGACAGAGCACCACTAAATGTGAAGAAAGGCTTCATGCCGAGATTACTAGTTAGATCTCTACAGAACGGCAAGGTAACGTCGTTATGCAACAGTAATGTTGGATTTGTTGCTATTGGCTACGAATCGGGACGACTTTTAGTCATCGACAGACGTGGAGGCACGGCTATTTTCAACgaagttcttcaagatactGGACTTTCCATCCAGATAGTACCCACTTCTATTCAATTTGGATACGGTATTACCAGTACAGACAGTGCCAAGTGCCACGTCTTGATGTATGTGGGTTCAAGCATCGGAAGACTAATCACCTACATATTCGAGTCAGATATACGCGGACGGTTTTCAGTGCACCAAGTCGAGCAGATTGACGCGAATGACTCGGACATAGTGGATATCATTGCAGTGAATTCTACCACAGGTAGACCTTGCAATCCAAATATGCACCAGTTGAACGGACAACCTACAGAGGCAGACCTCAGCTTTCCTTTAGTAATCTCCACTTCTAGTTCCGATATTAGggtggtgaaaaataacGGTAAAATAGCACACAAAACCTTTAATAAGGGAGATATTTCTAAGCTTGGAATAACTGGTGCTCGAATGCCTGATGGAAACGTTTCATTCTGTGTGATTTCCATTCACGGAcagtcaaagaagatagttGCTTTGTCACTTCCTTCGCTATCACAACTATGCGACGTAAGAATTCCTTACAGGATCGAGGGAAAGTATGCAAAGCAAAGCTCGGTCTTACCATTGGGAGATGTGTTCTTGAGAAttacagaaacagaagcagTAATGGTCAACATTATGAATTTGAGGAAGCCGATTAGAGGCCCTACCACTGATGACGGCTCCTCGGATatccttttcttgaagaatattgtGATTCCTTGGAGGCCAACTTTCAACCAGATGCTAAAGAATACTCCATCAATCACATACACGCAGCTTTACAAGCTTATGATCGGTAAAGAACGACCTAAGAACGGTACTGACGAGGAGTGCAGGTTGTCATGGAACGTATCACCTCACAATCCATTGAATTACAACATTTTGGGCACCAAAAAGCCTGAATATTACGATCCAAATGCTCTTCACCAGAACTTGGAATTGAACAAAAGTCCAGAAACTGCCCATAAATTTGATAGCAATAGACAGTCTGGTAGTTGGCAGGTTTCCAAACTAAAGAATTACGCAAATAAAACATGGGAAACTAAAGCAGATAAGATTGAGAACTATGTCAGCGATGCGAACGATAATTTCGATAAATTCGTTTCACAGACCAAAAAGGACATTGTGAAAAGTATGTTCCAGTGA
- a CDS encoding uncharacterized protein (BUSCO:EOG09341AIP~EggNog:ENOG41), translating to MSSAVPYEPDDFDNNPFAEQSVISVSSSKAQQPATTQQPEPNPLPQQYQRTAMQSRPLPQPPSPDLQKKDDLELKKPFHDFPNDKDIKRYLPERLNKSSFSISVKVREVEKNGTVTYKNPVFRLDASTKNIPGFRKETYKDVRRTFKELESLYKYLIYNNIEVFVPSLPVITTAYNAMSPEFVESITSSIQEWFNRVCNNPILIRNQEFVLFFEQNDFSYTSSKTKPSTNSVMATGIRRKTLKQLQPPYDASQELAEYRPMIKCIHVESEKFVEKLDKLLRLEKQCSDLDTEFYQKITALSPMEENKDMMKIWEKLNKVMQLFTEMSLVGHVNSSSRLCECFQLISNDCYNIKESLTNRHLLMRELTNAEESTKKRHASIARLKSKSIIDPVKIDDSIRSLEMSNNYEKELRCEVKRTTYEMLVESKDYIKYLTALLKKTFKLTAQQQIIQERKKLHFLETKKLINPQESLGRLGRELLPEVVGNLSPTKSHGDSWNSRTKKNFENTNGSAADTGADSIDEDISHVDAKSAASLLAGSSF from the coding sequence ATGTCGTCTGCCGTTCCTTACGAACCcgatgattttgataaCAATCCATTTGCTGAGCAGAGTGTGATatcagtttcttcttcaaaggctCAGCAGCCCGCTACTACTCAGCAGCCAGAGCCAAATCCATTACCGCAACAGTATCAGAGAACTGCTATGCAATCTCGGCCTTTACCCCAGCCACCTTCACCAGACttacaaaagaaagatgatcttGAACTAAAGAAACCTTTCCATGATTTCCCGAATGATAAGGATATCAAACGTTATCTTCCCGAAAGACTAAACAAAAGCTCTTTCAGTATTTCTGTAAAGGTGAGAGAAGTGGAGAAAAATGGAACCGTGACATATAAAAACCCCGTGTTCCGATTAGATGCTTCGACTAAAAACATCCCGGGCTTCAGAAAAGAGACATATAAAGATGTGAGAAGAACTTTCAAGGAACTAGAAAGTCTCTACAAGTACCTTATCTACAATAACATCGAGGTATTTGTTCCCTCATTACCTGTTATTACTACGGCTTACAATGCAATGTCTCCTGAATTTGTTGAATCTATCACGTCCAGTATTCAAGAATGGTTTAATAGGGTGTGTAATAACCCTATATTGATAAGGAACCAGGAGTTTGTGCTATTTTTCGAGCAGAATGATTTTAGCTacacttcttcaaagactaAGCCTTCCACAAATTCTGTAATGGCCACGGGCATAAGACGAAAGACATTGAAGCAACTTCAGCCACCTTACGATGCATCGCAAGAACTTGCTGAGTACAGACCAATGATCAAATGCATTCATGTTGAATCAGAAAAGTTCgttgagaaattggataaACTGTTGAGGTTGGAGAAACAGTGTTCGGATCTTGACACAGAGTTTTATCAGAAGATAACGGCGCTTTCACCCATGGAGGAGAATAAAGACatgatgaagatttggGAGAAACTCAACAAGGTGATGCAACTCTTTACTGAGATGTCTCTAGTCGGACATGTCAATTCTAGCTCCCGTCTTTGTGAATGCTTTCAGTTAATTTCAAATGATTGTTACAACATCAAAGAGTCCCTTACTAATAGACACTTACTCATGAGAGAGCTAACCAATGCTGAAGAAAGTACTAAGAAAAGACATGCCTCTATTGCCAGATTGAAATCCAAATCTATCATTGATCCCGTTAAGATCGATGATTCTATTAGATCGTTGGAAATGTCAAACAACTATGAAAAAGAGTTGAGATGCGAGGTCAAACGAACAACATATGAGATGTTGGTTGAATCCAAAGACTATATTAAATATTTGACCGcattgttgaagaagacatTCAAACTCACTGCACAACAGCAGATAATtcaggaaagaaaaaaactACATTTTCTTGAAACTAAGAAGCTGATCAATCCTCAGGAATCATTGGGAAGGTTGGGTAGGGAATTATTACCAGAAGTTGTCGGTAATTTGTCACCTACTAAGAGTCATGGAGATTCGTGGAATTCTAGaaccaagaagaattttGAGAACACGAACGGATCAGCGGCTGACACAGGTGCCGATAGTATCGATGAGGATATTTCACATGTAGATGCTAAGAGTGCTGCAAGCCTTCTAGCTGGATCATCGTTCTAG